The sequence below is a genomic window from Falco rusticolus isolate bFalRus1 chromosome 8, bFalRus1.pri, whole genome shotgun sequence.
tTCGATAaaagcccccctccccccaccctgtaAAACCCCTGCTGTAAAAAGTGGTAGCGCTTTGCAGCTGCATCCCGGGCTGCTGTCAGAGGAGAGCAGTCAGCGGGCTGGAAGGACCCATGTCGGGACACGCACCCACATCCCCGGTGCGTGGGGGCTCTCTGGCACCGAGGTGGCTGGACGTGCCCAGTGGCAGGGCAGGCTTCATCTCCACTGCCAGCTGTGGTAAGAGTCTGCCCTGGGCTCTGGTGGCTGCTCCCGGGtagggggagctgggggccaCGGGGACGGTCTCCACAAGCGCCTCCAGCCACGGTGACAGGAACGAGCAGCTCTCCACCACAAGCGTGGCCCCAGTCTTTCCCATTTGAGATCTGTCCTGGTGGCCCACGTGGCCACATCCTCCCAGCTCCGGGGCACCCATGGCACGGCAGCGGGGCAGAGAAAACAGGGCTGTAGCGGGCTGGGCTGAACGTCCCTGCCCTGCGCAGCCATGGGGACCTGCGCGTGCGTGGCCGTGGGCTGCTCAGAGcatggcagagccctgggcaggcAAAGCGGTGGCACAGCAATGCACCAGCATCTCTCCAGCATGGGGAGCAATGCTGCTGCCTGGCGTTTGAGCGAGGTCAGAGTTCAGGACAGCCAGCAGTGACCTACCCGTGCCCACCCTGAGCCACCTCCGGACCTGTGCCACCAGCAAGAGATGCCCGggagcagctgcctccagctggaAGGAGCCACATGCTTCCTTGCACTGGAAAAAGCCACCAAGCACAGACAGGGTACCAGCCTCACGTCCCAGGGCACCTCCACAGGGCTaggctggcaggagggaccctgggctggcagggggacCCCCAGCAAGGACATGCCTTGCCCCAGCGTGCCGTGCTCCGTCAccgccccagccccaggagcccTGCACACTGGTAGCAGGTGTCTCAGGACGCCGGGGCAaggccccctccccacctccccaagAAGCCCAGTGACACCCCCACCGGCACAGGCAGCGACTCACTCCAtggcggggccggcgcgggaGCAGCACCGGGGCCGCCGGACATTTTGCAGCAGAGCGCGGAAGACGCTGGGCTGCCTCTTGGCCTCGCCTTTGCAGGGGGCTCCCTTGACAGAGCCGGTGCGGGTGCTCTGCGGGGTCATCACCACCTGCCGCCCATGCTCCTCGATCTGCTTCTCCAGGTGCTTCTGGATGGCCATGCCCAGCACCTCCACCTCCATGGAGGCCCCATACACCTCCCACGTCATCCCCTTCTCATCCCAGCTCACCTCCCGGATGGGCTCTGGAGCCTCCTCTGCCACCGTCCCCTTCACATGCACCTCAGGGTATGAGGCTTGCGGGGACTTGGCTACTGGTGTCATGGGCCCAGTGGCCACCGAGCGGGTCTCCACGGGCATGGACACCTGCATCTCTGCGTCCTTCTTGGAGGGCTCCAGGCGTGGGGCgacagcagagcccagctccctcTTGGGGaaggtgaaggcagcagcaccGCCGGGGGGGCTCATGGGGCTCAAAGCCACCGACACCAGGGACGCCCGGCTGTCCACTTGCGTCCCCATGTCCTGTGTCCCGGCGTCCTGCGGTGGGGTCACCTCAAAGGAGTAGGACTCGCAGAGCAGCttggctgcctggggctgctggctgctcccgGCGcccacagcctgggctgggctcccctcagccctgccctggcccagGGCGGTGGGGCTCGGCCCTGCCTCGCTCCGGCCGCCACTCGCCACAGTGCCGGCGCTGGGTGGGTCCTCCATGTCGCCCTGGGGCTGCTCGGGAGCCTCGTCGCCCCTCggctggggcacagcacccAACGATGTCCCTGCACcaccctggggctgctcctggcttggaagctcagctgctctggcacctgCGGCAGGCTCCAAGAACGCCACGTGTTTGGCAGGACCTGGCGCGTTCCCCATGTCCTCGCTGGGTGCCTTGAGGCAGGGCTCGGGCA
It includes:
- the GPRIN1 gene encoding G protein-regulated inducer of neurite outgrowth 1 is translated as MGAPRAGRRGDTDGTGGCGGGTPGPHAPRGSRPSLASPPLPGGAGAGGSRGERPGARYRPRRHRPTHARRRCRRRAGAERSGTGRGGSGLEDPPPQGCPDHFPRLQQLQQRLEPAPGLAVPGEGWLLRPVAGLAWEKPSLGMGSAKEPEGLRLLSRQAGAEDTCEPGASSPGCPPAGECLPGSGCAVGGRAMRTCCVAEPEAQGTTAGPAAEKKVPSPTGLAPSTLLPDDNVEPSVTAATGSCGGPSGPVLACGPMGMGVPGTQKDNVAPAPTLPEPCLKAPSEDMGNAPGPAKHVAFLEPAAGARAAELPSQEQPQGGAGTSLGAVPQPRGDEAPEQPQGDMEDPPSAGTVASGGRSEAGPSPTALGQGRAEGSPAQAVGAGSSQQPQAAKLLCESYSFEVTPPQDAGTQDMGTQVDSRASLVSVALSPMSPPGGAAAFTFPKRELGSAVAPRLEPSKKDAEMQVSMPVETRSVATGPMTPVAKSPQASYPEVHVKGTVAEEAPEPIREVSWDEKGMTWEVYGASMEVEVLGMAIQKHLEKQIEEHGRQVVMTPQSTRTGSVKGAPCKGEAKRQPSVFRALLQNVRRPRCCSRAGPAME